A genomic region of Sphingobacteriales bacterium contains the following coding sequences:
- a CDS encoding GNAT family N-acetyltransferase: MIDFEKEYILENNLVKLSPLKESDFDNLVHFSIKEPELWKYSLTQANSPENLKIYINKALEGRANKKEYAFIVYDKRANEYAGSTRFYDIQTENATLQLGYTWYGKEFQGTGLNKNCKYLLLSFAFDTLKMERVEFRADNENKRSIQAMKNIGCTVEGILRSNTYKPDGSRRDSIVLSILKEEWNKTIKNELKTYINYE; encoded by the coding sequence ATGATTGACTTTGAAAAGGAATATATCTTAGAAAACAACCTAGTTAAATTATCACCACTCAAAGAAAGCGACTTTGATAATTTGGTACATTTTTCCATCAAAGAACCTGAATTGTGGAAATATTCCCTCACACAAGCCAATTCTCCCGAAAATTTAAAAATTTATATCAACAAAGCATTAGAGGGCAGGGCAAATAAAAAAGAATATGCTTTTATCGTTTATGACAAACGAGCCAATGAATACGCCGGAAGCACACGATTCTACGATATTCAAACAGAAAATGCGACACTTCAGTTGGGATATACCTGGTATGGAAAAGAATTTCAGGGAACGGGACTCAACAAAAACTGTAAATACCTGCTTTTATCCTTTGCTTTTGATACTTTAAAAATGGAAAGGGTAGAATTTAGAGCAGACAATGAAAATAAAAGAAGCATTCAGGCAATGAAGAATATTGGCTGCACGGTAGAAGGCATTTTAAGAAGCAATACTTATAAACCGGACGGCAGCAGGCGCGACAGCATCGTGCTGAGTATTTTAAAAGAAGAATGGAACAAAACAATAAAAAACGAACTAAAAACGTATATAAACTACGAATAA
- a CDS encoding ABC-F family ATP-binding cassette domain-containing protein produces MIQIQNLSVQYGSRVLFDEINITIKTRDRVGLVGKNGAGKSTLLKIIAGWQSADSGSVQMPNHSRVGYLPQELALSSDKSVYEEAATAFDEIQLLEQELAETLEALHHITDYESKAYYKLLEDSAHLQERLQLLGSGAKMRAIVEKVLKGLGFVQADFERPCSEFSGGWRMRIELAKILLRQPDYLLLDEPTNHLDIESIMWLEAFLQDYNGAIILISHDQRFLDTVTRRTIEIVGGKIYDYPVSYTAFLELREARRERQITEKKQQDKYVEHTEMLINKFRAQKNKAAFAQSLITKLEKLERVEIDELETSRLTLRFPPAPRSGRTVVKTEQLQKSYETIQVLRGIDFELERGEKIAFVGKNGEGKTTLSKIIAGKENSKGLLEIGHNVSIGYFEQNQAESLDGNQTVFQVIDDAATGDMRAQVRSLLGAFLFSGEEVDKKVKVLSGGEKARLALAKLLLQPVNLLILDEPTNHLDIRSKSILKQAIQNFDGSVIVVSHDRDFLKDLTQKVYEFKNGQIKQFIGDIYSFLEQRNIQSLDELGLKSSIQAQAPAASAAANNNNNNIAAAPKLSFESEKELKKLRSKIGKTEQLITEKEAVLKKLEQQMGAADFYEQAATAEQVLRQYEAAKQEIELAMQQWEQLNTEAEALEKAG; encoded by the coding sequence ATGATTCAAATACAAAATTTATCAGTACAATACGGCAGCCGTGTGCTGTTTGATGAAATTAACATAACCATCAAAACCCGCGACCGCGTAGGTTTGGTGGGCAAAAACGGAGCCGGAAAATCTACTTTGCTCAAAATAATTGCGGGTTGGCAAAGTGCCGACAGTGGGTCGGTTCAAATGCCCAACCATTCGCGGGTGGGCTACTTGCCGCAGGAGTTGGCGTTGAGTTCCGACAAAAGCGTGTATGAAGAAGCCGCTACCGCCTTCGACGAAATTCAGTTATTGGAGCAGGAGCTTGCCGAAACTTTGGAGGCGTTGCACCATATCACGGACTATGAGTCCAAAGCCTACTATAAATTGCTGGAAGACAGTGCACACCTGCAAGAACGCCTCCAACTATTGGGCAGCGGTGCAAAAATGCGAGCCATAGTAGAAAAAGTGCTGAAAGGTTTAGGTTTTGTACAAGCCGATTTTGAGCGTCCCTGCTCCGAGTTCAGTGGCGGCTGGCGTATGCGCATTGAGCTAGCAAAAATTCTTCTGCGCCAACCCGACTATTTGCTCTTGGACGAACCCACCAACCACTTGGATATTGAAAGCATCATGTGGTTGGAGGCGTTTTTGCAAGATTACAACGGAGCGATTATCCTCATTTCGCACGACCAACGTTTTTTGGATACCGTCACACGGCGCACCATAGAAATTGTCGGTGGCAAGATTTACGATTACCCCGTATCCTACACAGCATTTTTGGAATTGCGCGAAGCCCGCCGCGAACGCCAAATCACAGAAAAAAAACAACAGGACAAATATGTGGAGCATACCGAAATGCTCATCAATAAATTTCGCGCCCAAAAAAACAAAGCGGCTTTTGCCCAAAGCCTCATTACCAAATTGGAAAAATTAGAGCGTGTGGAAATAGACGAATTAGAAACCTCCCGCCTCACATTGCGTTTTCCGCCTGCGCCACGCTCAGGTAGGACAGTGGTAAAAACAGAGCAACTGCAAAAAAGCTACGAAACCATACAAGTATTGCGCGGCATTGATTTTGAATTAGAGCGCGGCGAAAAAATAGCTTTTGTGGGCAAAAATGGCGAAGGAAAAACCACTTTATCCAAAATTATCGCCGGCAAAGAAAACAGCAAAGGATTATTGGAAATAGGACACAATGTGAGTATCGGCTATTTTGAGCAAAATCAGGCAGAAAGTTTAGATGGCAACCAAACCGTATTTCAGGTAATAGACGATGCCGCCACCGGCGATATGCGCGCGCAGGTGCGGAGTTTGCTGGGAGCATTTTTATTTAGCGGCGAAGAAGTAGATAAAAAAGTAAAAGTATTGTCGGGTGGCGAGAAGGCACGTTTGGCATTGGCAAAACTGCTGCTGCAACCCGTTAATTTGCTAATACTCGACGAGCCAACCAACCACTTGGACATACGCTCCAAAAGCATTTTGAAACAAGCCATACAAAACTTTGACGGCAGCGTGATAGTAGTATCTCACGACCGCGATTTTCTAAAAGACCTTACCCAAAAAGTATATGAATTTAAAAACGGTCAAATCAAGCAATTTATTGGAGACATATATAGTTTTTTGGAGCAGCGCAACATACAGTCATTAGACGAGTTGGGCTTAAAAAGCAGCATTCAGGCACAAGCACCCGCTGCCTCAGCGGCAGCAAACAACAACAACAACAATATCGCTGCCGCCCCGAAGCTATCGTTTGAAAGCGAGAAAGAACTCAAAAAGCTGCGCAGCAAAATCGGAAAAACAGAGCAACTCATCACCGAAAAAGAGGCAGTGCTGAAAAAATTGGAGCAGCAAATGGGAGCTGCCGACTTTTATGAGCAAGCCGCCACAGCCGAGCAGGTGCTACGCCAATATGAAGCAGCGAAGCAGGAAATAGAGCTTGCAATGCAGCAGTGGGAGCAATTGAACACCGAAGCCGAAGCCTTAGAAAAAGCAGGATAG
- a CDS encoding nicotinate-nucleotide adenylyltransferase has product MTNKTILLYFGSFNPPHLGHLIIAEQAREITKAHQTWLVVSPHNPHKNPKDLLPVAQRVELIKKAIRGNKHLLINQAELSLPQPSYTINTLHFLNQTYPELKYEILIGEDNLEKFHTWKNYEEIINNYSIWVYPRPQAKAMANPEHEAKIKKLHLPLIDISSTQIRKRISEGKSIKYLVTSGVEKIF; this is encoded by the coding sequence ATGACAAACAAAACAATTCTACTTTATTTTGGTTCTTTCAATCCACCACATCTCGGACACCTCATCATTGCCGAACAAGCCCGCGAAATAACCAAAGCCCATCAAACTTGGTTAGTGGTATCTCCGCACAATCCGCACAAAAATCCAAAAGATTTGCTTCCGGTGGCACAGCGTGTAGAATTGATAAAAAAAGCCATACGCGGCAACAAACACCTTTTAATCAACCAAGCGGAACTAAGTTTACCACAACCATCATATACCATCAACACACTACATTTTTTAAACCAAACCTATCCGGAACTGAAGTATGAAATACTAATAGGCGAAGACAATTTGGAAAAATTTCATACATGGAAAAATTATGAAGAAATTATCAACAACTACAGCATTTGGGTATATCCTCGTCCACAGGCAAAAGCGATGGCGAACCCTGAACACGAAGCAAAAATAAAAAAGCTCCACCTACCTTTGATAGATATATCTTCTACACAAATCCGCAAGCGTATCAGCGAAGGCAAAAGCATTAAGTATTTGGTAACTTCAGGGGTAGAAAAAATATTTTAA
- the mnmG gene encoding tRNA uridine-5-carboxymethylaminomethyl(34) synthesis enzyme MnmG — protein MFREYDVIVVGGGHAGAEAAAAAANLGSQVLLITMNMQTIAQMSCNPAMGGVAKGQIVREIDALGGYSGIVSDKTMIQFRMLNRSKGAAMWSPRVQSDRLLFATEWRTMLEQTPRVDFWQDTVSELLVNTADRRVYGVKTTMGQIIQARAVVLTNGTFLNGTIHIGEKQFGGGRMGESRSTGITEQLISLGFEAGRMKTGTPPRIDGRSLDYSKMEEQPGDDEIVGFSYKNIQKPTQQRSCWITYTNEVVHDTLRAGFEQSPMFAGRIQGLGPRYCPSIEDKINRFADKDRHQIFVEPEGWHTVEIYVNGFSTSLPENVQYKALTQIPGFENVRMFRPGYAIEYDFFQPSQLHHTLETKTLQNLYFAGQINGTTGYEEAACQGLMAGINAHLKINECNPFVLDRSEAYIGVLIDDLITKGTKEPYRMFTSRAEYRIMLRQDNADLRLTEKGYHLGLADEERYQNMLKKRKSAADIQQILKEISIEPHEMNAILEQNGSTPLSQKQKAAAILLRPQIEMKDLLKIDKIQTALENFGKDALEQAEIETKYESYIAKEAEMVKKMQSLDHILINPDFDYNKLPSLSYEAKEKLLKLKPDTLGQASRISGVSPADISVLLIHIN, from the coding sequence ATGTTTAGAGAATATGATGTGATTGTGGTAGGAGGTGGACATGCAGGTGCTGAAGCTGCTGCCGCTGCCGCCAATTTGGGGTCACAGGTGTTGTTGATTACTATGAATATGCAAACCATCGCCCAGATGTCGTGTAATCCGGCGATGGGCGGCGTTGCCAAAGGTCAAATTGTGCGCGAAATTGACGCGCTCGGCGGCTACTCCGGTATTGTGAGCGACAAAACCATGATTCAGTTTCGTATGCTCAACCGTTCCAAAGGTGCTGCTATGTGGAGTCCGCGTGTGCAAAGCGATCGCCTCCTTTTTGCCACCGAATGGCGCACGATGCTCGAACAAACTCCGCGTGTGGATTTTTGGCAGGATACAGTCAGTGAATTGTTGGTAAATACTGCCGACCGCCGCGTATATGGCGTAAAAACAACAATGGGGCAAATCATTCAGGCGCGCGCTGTGGTGCTTACCAATGGCACTTTTTTAAATGGTACTATCCATATCGGCGAAAAACAATTCGGCGGCGGGCGTATGGGCGAAAGTCGCTCTACGGGTATCACCGAACAGTTGATTTCTCTGGGTTTTGAAGCCGGACGTATGAAAACAGGTACGCCGCCGCGTATAGACGGAAGAAGTTTGGACTATTCCAAAATGGAGGAACAGCCCGGAGATGATGAAATTGTGGGGTTTTCTTATAAAAATATCCAAAAACCCACCCAACAACGCTCCTGCTGGATAACTTATACCAACGAAGTCGTACACGACACCCTGCGCGCCGGTTTTGAACAATCGCCTATGTTTGCGGGGCGCATACAGGGTCTGGGACCGCGCTATTGCCCTTCTATTGAAGATAAAATCAATCGTTTTGCCGATAAAGACCGCCATCAGATTTTTGTAGAACCCGAAGGCTGGCATACCGTAGAAATTTATGTCAATGGGTTTTCTACTTCTTTGCCCGAAAATGTACAATACAAAGCACTTACACAAATTCCGGGTTTTGAAAACGTCCGAATGTTTCGCCCGGGTTATGCTATCGAGTACGATTTTTTTCAACCCAGCCAACTGCACCATACCTTAGAAACAAAAACACTGCAAAATCTTTATTTTGCAGGGCAAATCAACGGAACTACCGGCTACGAGGAAGCTGCTTGTCAGGGATTGATGGCGGGAATTAATGCACATTTGAAAATTAATGAGTGCAACCCCTTTGTTTTAGACCGCTCCGAAGCCTATATCGGTGTGCTGATTGATGATTTAATCACCAAAGGCACTAAAGAACCTTATCGTATGTTTACTTCGCGTGCCGAATATCGAATTATGCTGCGTCAGGATAATGCTGACTTGCGCCTTACCGAAAAAGGTTATCATTTGGGGCTTGCAGATGAAGAACGCTACCAAAATATGCTCAAAAAGCGCAAATCTGCTGCCGATATTCAACAAATTTTGAAAGAAATATCCATTGAACCACACGAAATGAATGCTATTTTGGAACAAAACGGCTCTACACCTTTGAGCCAAAAGCAAAAAGCGGCAGCAATTTTGTTGCGCCCTCAAATAGAAATGAAAGATTTGTTGAAAATAGATAAAATACAGACAGCCTTAGAAAATTTTGGAAAAGATGCTTTGGAACAAGCCGAAATTGAAACCAAATACGAAAGTTATATTGCCAAAGAAGCCGAAATGGTGAAAAAAATGCAGTCTCTTGATCATATTTTAATCAATCCTGACTTTGATTATAATAAATTGCCTTCTTTATCGTATGAAGCTAAAGAAAAATTACTTAAATTAAAACCAGATACTTTGGGACAAGCCAGCCGTATTAGCGGCGTGTCGCCTGCTGATATTTCGGTATTGCTTATTCATATCAATTAA
- a CDS encoding Ig-like domain-containing protein, with product MAAFFIVFLGACAKIMPPEGGDKDTTPPAAAAFKPPQGSTSFNASKIEIQFDEYVQLGNTDAIIVSPPTEQRWNYQLKGKTFLITPPDDLAANTTYTLQFNDVIKDFTEGNTWESSDFVFSTGVDIVGGKVCGVLDATNVQKKESTGAASNRFLVGLYQWSSDSLFISQRPLYYTLAQPADTFHLLHIAPGEYRLVALEDKNNSNFYDQPEENIAFYGEKILVTADTTCLEIGKISLFNEKNALVKVKEIKNRRHKATVTLSAAADSMKAQALQNDSLLVMYPSEKKDTLLLWFKGDVAATEVLLHINAQTPDTLKVENAKKDTTSLPEWKITSNIVKTRNNTFKHLYQHLSIKYPFPLKEIQNFAFSIKEKDDTLAYQQYQVLMNVDYPQEIKIDYDWKPETSYEVLIREGGISDIFNRRNPQNDTLRFTTRRASDYGALRVELKNIPAATAVLELIDGFGTRIDSKIPAADNSAVFERLQTGVYNVRVVIDENHNGKWDTGNFAARKQPERVLTFPESITIKPNWETLVIIEE from the coding sequence GTGGCAGCTTTTTTTATTGTGTTTTTGGGTGCTTGCGCCAAAATAATGCCACCTGAAGGAGGTGATAAAGATACTACACCGCCTGCCGCCGCCGCTTTTAAGCCGCCGCAGGGTAGCACTTCTTTTAATGCCTCAAAAATTGAGATACAATTTGATGAATATGTACAACTTGGTAATACTGATGCTATTATTGTATCGCCGCCCACCGAACAACGCTGGAATTATCAACTTAAAGGAAAAACGTTTCTGATAACGCCACCCGATGATTTGGCAGCCAATACTACTTATACATTGCAGTTTAATGATGTAATTAAGGATTTTACGGAAGGAAACACTTGGGAAAGCAGCGATTTTGTGTTTTCAACAGGTGTGGATATTGTTGGTGGAAAAGTGTGTGGTGTGCTTGATGCAACCAATGTGCAAAAAAAAGAAAGCACAGGAGCAGCCTCCAATCGTTTTTTGGTGGGTTTGTATCAATGGAGTAGCGATTCGCTTTTTATTTCACAAAGACCGCTTTATTATACCCTTGCACAGCCCGCCGATACTTTTCATTTGCTGCACATAGCCCCTGGTGAATATCGCTTGGTTGCTTTGGAGGATAAGAATAACAGCAATTTTTATGACCAACCCGAAGAAAATATAGCTTTTTATGGCGAAAAAATACTTGTAACCGCCGATACTACTTGTTTGGAAATAGGAAAAATTTCTTTGTTTAATGAAAAAAATGCTTTGGTGAAGGTGAAAGAGATTAAAAATCGCCGCCACAAAGCCACTGTTACGCTTTCTGCTGCTGCTGATTCTATGAAAGCACAGGCTTTGCAAAACGATTCTTTGTTGGTGATGTATCCTTCGGAGAAAAAAGATACTTTGTTGCTGTGGTTTAAGGGTGATGTGGCTGCTACCGAAGTTTTGCTGCATATTAATGCACAAACACCCGATACTTTGAAAGTGGAGAATGCCAAAAAAGATACAACCTCTTTGCCCGAATGGAAAATTACAAGTAATATTGTAAAAACCCGCAACAACACTTTTAAACACCTCTATCAACACTTGTCAATAAAGTACCCATTTCCTTTAAAAGAAATTCAAAATTTTGCTTTTTCCATTAAAGAAAAAGACGATACCCTCGCTTATCAACAATATCAAGTGTTGATGAATGTGGATTATCCGCAGGAAATAAAAATTGACTACGATTGGAAACCGGAAACCTCTTATGAAGTGTTGATACGCGAAGGCGGCATCTCTGATATATTCAACCGCCGCAACCCGCAAAACGATACTTTGCGATTTACCACGCGCCGCGCCTCTGATTATGGTGCGTTGCGTGTGGAGCTTAAAAATATTCCGGCGGCTACGGCGGTGCTAGAACTCATTGATGGTTTCGGTACTCGCATTGACAGTAAAATTCCTGCTGCCGACAATAGTGCCGTATTTGAGCGTTTGCAAACGGGCGTGTATAATGTGCGTGTGGTGATAGACGAAAACCACAACGGAAAATGGGATACGGGTAATTTTGCTGCCCGCAAGCAACCGGAGCGAGTGCTTACTTTTCCAGAAAGTATTACCATTAAACCCAATTGGGAAACGCTTGTTATTATAGAAGAATAA
- a CDS encoding mechanosensitive ion channel → MAIKIIYNILKWMAVLLSFLVQFEDIICLQFSYTVNHAILIVTRYILFYGTIEILRTIVVFFYDNRRGDGEPDNFILAVEQLKQVMLVLGGIFSLFALWGLSLREMFTSISIVAAALAILLKDYISNVINGMIVTFSNHLSLGDQVRIGNHKGKIAGITLTNIQLINDDDDLIYIPNTIVYATEIVNYTKREVKKTSIDFEMDIRSVPSVEDLEKELINTIQEYHHLINSDSYNLRVYEVRRDVLLLKFQYILKEPSRSLEREIRRKTVRRLVSLINERIVAQNNGDMSAADISLPDTHTMPSVRQQHFSHSTEQRFF, encoded by the coding sequence ATGGCAATAAAAATTATTTATAATATACTGAAATGGATGGCGGTTTTGTTGTCTTTTTTGGTGCAGTTCGAGGATATTATTTGTCTTCAGTTTTCTTATACCGTTAATCATGCCATTTTAATTGTTACTCGTTATATCTTATTTTATGGTACTATTGAAATTCTGCGTACCATCGTTGTGTTTTTTTATGATAACAGACGAGGTGATGGCGAACCTGATAATTTTATTTTAGCCGTAGAGCAGTTGAAACAGGTGATGTTGGTACTCGGCGGTATATTTAGTCTGTTTGCTTTGTGGGGTTTGAGCCTGCGCGAAATGTTTACTTCTATCAGCATCGTAGCGGCGGCTTTGGCGATTTTGCTCAAAGATTACATCTCCAATGTTATCAATGGTATGATTGTTACTTTTTCCAACCACCTTTCTTTGGGCGATCAGGTGCGCATCGGTAATCATAAAGGTAAAATAGCGGGTATCACGCTCACCAATATTCAGTTGATTAATGACGATGATGATTTGATTTATATTCCCAATACGATTGTGTATGCCACCGAAATTGTGAACTATACCAAACGCGAAGTGAAGAAAACGAGTATTGATTTTGAAATGGATATTCGCAGTGTGCCTTCGGTGGAAGATTTGGAAAAAGAACTCATCAATACCATTCAGGAGTATCATCATCTTATCAATAGCGACAGTTATAATCTGAGAGTGTATGAAGTGCGCAGAGATGTGCTCTTGCTCAAATTTCAGTATATTTTGAAAGAGCCGAGCCGTTCTTTGGAACGCGAAATACGCCGTAAAACGGTGCGCCGTTTGGTGTCTTTAATTAATGAGCGTATCGTGGCGCAAAATAACGGCGATATGTCTGCGGCAGATATATCTTTGCCCGATACTCATACAATGCCCTCTGTCAGACAGCAACATTTCAGCCATTCTACGGAGCAGCGTTTTTTTTAA
- a CDS encoding sigma-70 family RNA polymerase sigma factor, translating into MKSMNDKELVRLYVSGTDAALAELLSRYKDKIYRSILLFVKNSAEAEDLFQDTFVRIIDCLRKGAYNDEGKFLPWAMRIARNLCIDHYRKEKRMPAIVNNEGFDIFEILKFADESADDTLMREQTRLSVRELIDALPEEQRDVLILRHYADLSFKEIAAMTNVNVNTLLGRMRYALLNMRKLIEEKKVAL; encoded by the coding sequence ATGAAGTCTATGAATGATAAAGAGCTGGTACGGCTCTATGTATCCGGCACGGATGCAGCTCTCGCCGAGTTACTTTCCCGTTATAAAGATAAAATTTATCGTTCTATTCTGCTGTTTGTAAAAAATTCGGCAGAAGCTGAAGATCTTTTTCAGGATACCTTTGTGCGCATTATTGATTGCCTGCGCAAAGGTGCTTATAACGATGAAGGAAAATTTTTGCCCTGGGCAATGCGCATTGCCCGTAATTTGTGTATTGACCATTATCGCAAAGAAAAACGTATGCCCGCCATCGTAAACAACGAAGGTTTTGATATTTTTGAAATCCTCAAATTTGCCGATGAATCTGCTGATGATACCCTCATGCGCGAACAAACCCGACTCTCCGTGCGCGAACTCATAGATGCCCTCCCCGAAGAACAGCGCGATGTGCTCATCTTGCGCCACTATGCCGATTTGAGCTTTAAAGAAATTGCTGCCATGACCAATGTAAATGTCAATACGCTGCTGGGCAGAATGAGATACGCCCTCCTTAATATGCGCAAACTGATAGAAGAAAAAAAAGTGGCTTTGTAA
- a CDS encoding O-methyltransferase: MLSSSSELLWQYLAAHSSPASDALKWLERETHLKVLMPNMLCGAVVGELLQTISRLMQPRHVLEIGTFTGYSAICLCAGLSPEKDALLHTIDINEELHDLRQEAFRRADCTHLIRQYYGKAADIIPTLPYTFDLVFIDADKQNYCRYYEQVLPLLKKNGIILADNVLWKGKVLYEATDKDTLAIQQFNDLVQNDPRVRNVMLPLRDGLTIIQKI; encoded by the coding sequence ATGCTGTCATCTTCCTCCGAGCTTTTGTGGCAATATCTCGCCGCACACAGCAGCCCCGCTTCCGATGCTTTGAAATGGTTAGAGCGCGAAACTCATCTCAAGGTACTCATGCCCAATATGCTGTGCGGTGCGGTGGTGGGCGAGTTGTTGCAAACCATCAGCCGTTTGATGCAACCCCGCCATGTGTTGGAAATAGGTACCTTTACCGGATATTCGGCAATATGTCTGTGTGCCGGTTTGTCGCCTGAAAAAGACGCTCTGCTGCACACCATAGACATCAATGAAGAACTGCACGACCTGAGACAAGAGGCTTTTCGCCGCGCCGATTGCACGCATCTTATTCGCCAATACTACGGAAAAGCCGCCGATATTATTCCTACTCTGCCTTATACCTTTGATTTGGTGTTTATTGATGCCGATAAACAGAATTATTGTCGCTATTACGAACAGGTATTGCCTTTGTTGAAAAAAAATGGTATAATTTTGGCTGATAACGTGCTGTGGAAAGGCAAAGTGTTGTACGAGGCAACAGATAAAGATACGCTTGCTATTCAGCAATTTAATGATTTGGTGCAAAATGACCCGCGCGTGCGCAATGTGATGCTGCCTTTGCGCGATGGCTTGACGATTATTCAGAAAATATAA
- a CDS encoding glucosaminidase domain-containing protein, with amino-acid sequence MLAVCGQFLYAATTPETKNIFVVQYVEVHKDLAVAEMQMWGVPASITLAQAILETGAGSSRLAKEANNHFGIKCKSQWQGATIFADDNEPNECFRKYGSVAESYRDHSLFLKHHPRASYDFLFVEPMSRDYKVWAEALRMAGYSTSSDYATRLIRLVELYNLQQYDTFPVVANKIAPAPAPVTEEVVVPVAAVSTQAAPTHHKTVPSSASTVVLINPSLSESIKNSEKKITPTPQKPLKIEKKGDVRDSFVFSRAAQQKTVAEADTNLGKVHIVGTKDTMEKIAQKYNISVARLYAYNYMTKGTQPKKGAKIYIDTYSPHR; translated from the coding sequence GTGCTTGCTGTTTGCGGGCAGTTTTTATATGCTGCAACAACTCCTGAAACGAAAAATATCTTTGTAGTGCAGTATGTAGAAGTGCATAAAGATTTGGCAGTTGCCGAAATGCAAATGTGGGGGGTGCCTGCCAGTATTACTTTGGCGCAGGCAATCCTCGAAACCGGAGCCGGTAGCAGTCGTTTGGCAAAAGAAGCTAACAATCATTTTGGTATCAAATGCAAAAGCCAGTGGCAGGGTGCTACTATCTTCGCCGATGACAATGAACCCAATGAGTGCTTTCGCAAATATGGAAGCGTTGCCGAATCTTATCGAGACCATTCTCTTTTTTTGAAACATCACCCCCGCGCTTCTTACGATTTTTTGTTTGTAGAGCCGATGTCGCGCGATTATAAGGTGTGGGCGGAGGCTTTGCGTATGGCGGGTTATTCTACTTCTTCGGATTATGCCACGCGTCTCATTCGTTTGGTGGAGTTGTACAATTTGCAGCAATATGATACATTCCCTGTTGTAGCCAATAAAATTGCCCCTGCTCCTGCCCCTGTAACTGAGGAAGTTGTTGTTCCTGTTGCTGCTGTTTCAACGCAAGCTGCTCCCACTCATCACAAAACTGTTCCTTCTTCTGCTTCTACGGTTGTTCTGATAAATCCTTCACTTTCCGAAAGTATTAAAAACTCCGAAAAAAAGATTACTCCTACTCCCCAAAAGCCTTTAAAAATCGAAAAAAAAGGAGATGTACGCGATTCTTTTGTGTTCAGCCGTGCCGCACAACAAAAAACTGTCGCTGAGGCAGATACCAACTTGGGTAAAGTGCATATTGTAGGAACTAAAGATACAATGGAAAAAATTGCACAAAAATATAATATTAGCGTGGCAAGGCTCTACGCCTACAACTATATGACCAAAGGCACACAGCCCAAAAAGGGCGCAAAAATTTATATAGATACTTATTCGCCCCACCGATAA
- a CDS encoding GNAT family N-acetyltransferase, with translation MATNIEIKNVTLDHIAALQHITRQTFYETFAADNNEADMIKYLQEALSVEQLTAELNNEYSDFYFAMLNDNVIGYLKLNFGGAQTELQEKNALEIERIYVLKEFHGKNVGQLLYEKAMAIARQKNYDYVWLGVWEKNLRAIQFYKKNGFVPFGTHVFHLGNDAQTDIMMKLYLKY, from the coding sequence ATGGCAACAAACATTGAAATCAAAAATGTGACCCTTGACCATATTGCAGCGTTGCAACACATCACCCGACAAACTTTTTACGAAACTTTCGCCGCCGATAACAACGAAGCCGATATGATAAAGTATCTGCAAGAAGCCTTATCTGTGGAACAACTTACTGCCGAACTCAACAACGAATATTCCGACTTTTATTTTGCAATGCTTAATGATAACGTTATCGGCTACCTGAAATTAAATTTTGGAGGTGCACAAACCGAACTCCAAGAAAAAAATGCCCTCGAAATTGAACGTATTTATGTGTTAAAAGAATTTCATGGCAAAAATGTAGGACAATTGCTCTACGAAAAAGCCATGGCGATAGCCCGACAAAAAAACTATGATTATGTGTGGTTGGGTGTGTGGGAAAAAAACCTGCGTGCAATACAATTTTATAAAAAAAACGGATTCGTGCCATTTGGTACGCATGTTTTTCATTTGGGCAACGATGCACAAACGGATATAATGATGAAGTTGTATTTGAAATATTAA